The following nucleotide sequence is from Streptomyces sp. NBC_00224.
CCCCCGGCGACTCCGGGGGATCAGCTGTCAGGGGTTGGTCAGCTGTCAGACCCGGCGCTCGTACGTCACCGGCAGCCGCGCCGTCCCCCGGCCAAGCACCGCCTGGATCCACTCCAGGTCCTCGTCCGCTACGGCGAGCCGCAGCCCCGGCAGCCGGGTCAGTACCGTGCCTAGGGCGATCTGGAGTTCGGCCCGGGCCAGCGCGGCGCCGGGGCAGAAGTGGATGCCGTGGCCGAAGGCGAGGTGGGGGTTGGGGGAGCGGTCGAGGTCGAGCGCGTCGGGGTCCTCGAAGCGGCGCGGGTCGCGGTTGGCGGCGCACAGGGAGACGATCACCGAGTCCCCGGCGGGTACGACCGTGCCGTGCAGGTCGCTGTCCTCCGCGAGGAAGCGCCAGGTGGTGAGCTCGAAGGCGCTGTCGTAGCGCAGGAGTTCCTCGACCGCGCGGGGCAGCAGCGCCGGGTCGTCGCGCAGCCGGGCCAGCTGGTCCGGGTGGCGCAGCAGCGCGATCAGCGCGGTGGTGATCTGGTTGGTGACCGGCTCCTGGCCCGCGACCAGGAGCTGGAAGATCATGGAGTCCAGTTCCTCCGGGGTGAGCTCGCCCTCGTCGCGGGCCACCACCAGACGGCTGAGCAGGTCGCCGCCCGCGTCCTCGCGCTTGTGGGCGACGACCTCGGCTATGTAGCTCTGCAGGCCGTGCAG
It contains:
- a CDS encoding cytochrome P450; the encoded protein is MTIQEPLPVAEAGGDAAEPVVPLMGCPYKRDPYPLYEQMREDGPIHRVLFPSGVNAWLVTGYEAAHSALNDDRLGKNHDRGNDRWRARASIMPEPQHSQLQVHLLHQDPPRHTRMRRFVTDAFTPRRVDALRPRFQELADALVDALPEEGPADLVAGFAAHFPFQVLAETIGLPAELAARFDRDWGKVVQPVGPTDPGRPMYEARLHGLQSYIAEVVAHKREDAGGDLLSRLVVARDEGELTPEELDSMIFQLLVAGQEPVTNQITTALIALLRHPDQLARLRDDPALLPRAVEELLRYDSAFELTTWRFLAEDSDLHGTVVPAGDSVIVSLCAANRDPRRFEDPDALDLDRSPNPHLAFGHGIHFCPGAALARAELQIALGTVLTRLPGLRLAVADEDLEWIQAVLGRGTARLPVTYERRV